The following are encoded in a window of Actinomyces oris genomic DNA:
- the uvrA gene encoding excinuclease ABC subunit UvrA produces the protein MNDSLIIRGAREHNLKGVDLDLPRDTMIVFTGLSGSGKSSLAFDTIFAEGQRRYVESLSSYARQFLGQMDKPDVELIEGLSPAVSIDQKSTSRNPRSTVGTVTEIYDYLRLLYARAGIQHCPVCDAVISSQTPQQIVDQVRALPEGTRFQVLAPVVRGRKGEYSELFTELRGRGFNRVRVDGAAERLDNPPTLNKRLKHDIEVIVDRLVVREGIRQRLTDSVETALGLAEGLVIIELVDLPEDDPHRERRYSEKRACPNEHPLALDEMEPRTFSFNAPYGACPACTGIGTRLEVDPELVVPDEELTLAEGAVAPWSSHQKYFTRQLEALGKELSFDVDTPWRALPARAREAILRGKDYEVKVTYRNRWGRERIYSTGFEGVLDYVMRKHDETESDWSRERYQAYMREIPCPVCDGARLKPEVLAVRVGELSIAQLCELPINEARDFLADLNLTGQAAQIAGSVLTEINARLGFLVDVGLDYLSLARGAATLSGGEAQRIRLATQIGSGLVGVLYVLDEPSIGLHQRDNTRLIETLQRLRDLGNTLIVVEHDEDTIRSADWIVDIGPGAGELGGEVVYSGDVAGLTGAEGSITGDYLARRREIEIPATRRKRDKNREVTVVGARENNLKDVTVSFPLGVLTAVTGVSGSGKSSLVNSILYQVLANRLNRARGVPGRHKTVRGVEHLDKVVHVDQSPIGRTPRSNPATYTGVWDHIRKIFAAVPESKVRGYGPGRFSFNVKGGRCESCKGDGTLKIEMNFLPDVYVPCEVCHGARYNRETLEIRYKDKTVADVLDMTIHQAAEFFSASSVISRHLNTLVEVGLGYVRLGQSATTLSGGEAQRVKLATELQRRSTGRTIYVLDEPTTGLHFEDIRKLLGVLQGLVDKGNSVVVIEHNLDVIANADWVIDMGPEGGKGGGTVVVAGTPEKVAATEASYTGQFLAPVLEAGRG, from the coding sequence GTGAACGACTCTCTCATCATCCGTGGGGCCCGCGAGCACAATCTCAAGGGCGTCGACCTGGACCTGCCGCGCGACACGATGATCGTCTTCACCGGACTGTCGGGCTCGGGCAAGTCCTCCCTCGCCTTCGACACGATCTTCGCCGAGGGGCAGCGCCGCTACGTGGAGTCCCTGTCCTCCTACGCCCGTCAGTTCCTCGGGCAGATGGACAAACCCGACGTCGAGCTCATCGAGGGCCTGAGCCCGGCGGTGTCCATCGACCAGAAGTCCACCTCGCGCAACCCCCGGTCCACGGTGGGCACCGTGACAGAGATCTACGACTACCTGCGTCTGCTCTACGCGCGGGCCGGCATCCAGCACTGCCCGGTCTGTGACGCCGTCATCTCCTCCCAGACCCCGCAGCAGATCGTGGACCAGGTCCGCGCCCTGCCCGAGGGCACTCGCTTCCAGGTTCTCGCCCCGGTGGTGCGGGGCCGCAAGGGCGAGTACTCCGAGCTCTTCACCGAGTTGCGCGGACGCGGCTTCAACCGGGTGCGCGTCGACGGCGCCGCCGAGCGCCTCGACAACCCCCCGACCCTCAACAAGCGCCTCAAGCACGACATCGAGGTCATTGTCGACCGCCTCGTCGTCCGCGAGGGTATTCGTCAGCGCCTCACCGACTCCGTCGAGACAGCACTGGGGCTGGCGGAGGGCCTGGTCATTATTGAGCTGGTCGATCTACCCGAGGACGACCCCCACCGGGAGCGGCGCTACTCTGAGAAGCGCGCCTGCCCCAACGAGCACCCCCTGGCCCTGGACGAGATGGAGCCCCGCACCTTCTCCTTCAACGCCCCCTACGGCGCCTGCCCCGCCTGCACCGGAATCGGCACCCGGCTCGAGGTGGACCCCGAGCTCGTCGTCCCCGACGAGGAGCTCACCCTGGCCGAGGGCGCCGTCGCCCCCTGGTCGAGCCACCAGAAGTACTTCACCCGCCAGCTTGAGGCCCTGGGCAAGGAGCTCTCCTTCGACGTCGACACCCCCTGGCGCGCCCTGCCTGCGCGGGCTCGTGAGGCGATCCTGCGAGGTAAGGACTACGAGGTCAAGGTCACCTACCGCAACCGCTGGGGGCGTGAACGCATCTACTCCACCGGATTCGAGGGCGTGCTCGACTACGTCATGCGCAAGCACGACGAGACTGAGTCCGACTGGTCCCGGGAGCGCTACCAGGCCTACATGCGTGAGATCCCCTGCCCCGTCTGCGACGGAGCCCGCCTCAAGCCCGAGGTGCTGGCCGTGCGCGTGGGCGAGCTGTCCATCGCTCAGCTGTGCGAGCTTCCGATCAACGAGGCCCGCGACTTCCTGGCCGACCTCAACCTGACCGGCCAGGCCGCCCAGATCGCCGGAAGCGTCCTGACCGAGATCAACGCGCGCCTCGGCTTCCTTGTGGACGTGGGGCTGGACTACCTCAGCCTGGCCCGTGGTGCGGCCACGCTCTCCGGGGGCGAGGCCCAGCGCATCCGCCTGGCCACCCAGATCGGCTCAGGCCTAGTGGGCGTCCTCTACGTCCTGGACGAGCCCAGTATCGGCCTGCACCAGCGCGACAACACCCGACTCATCGAGACCCTCCAGCGGCTGCGGGACCTGGGCAACACACTCATCGTCGTCGAGCATGACGAGGACACGATCCGCTCGGCCGACTGGATCGTCGACATCGGGCCCGGAGCCGGTGAGCTGGGCGGTGAGGTCGTCTACTCCGGCGACGTCGCGGGCCTGACCGGAGCCGAGGGTTCCATCACCGGTGACTACCTGGCACGGCGGCGTGAGATCGAGATCCCCGCTACTCGGCGCAAGCGGGATAAGAACCGTGAGGTCACCGTCGTCGGAGCCCGGGAGAACAACCTCAAGGACGTCACCGTCTCCTTCCCGCTTGGCGTGCTCACCGCCGTCACGGGTGTATCCGGGTCGGGGAAGTCCTCCCTGGTCAACTCCATCCTCTACCAGGTGCTTGCCAACCGCCTTAACCGCGCCCGCGGCGTACCCGGCAGACACAAGACGGTGCGAGGCGTGGAGCACCTGGACAAGGTGGTCCACGTGGACCAGTCGCCGATCGGACGTACCCCTCGGTCCAATCCCGCCACCTACACCGGCGTGTGGGACCACATCCGCAAGATCTTCGCGGCCGTGCCCGAGTCGAAGGTGCGCGGCTACGGACCCGGGCGTTTCTCCTTCAACGTCAAGGGCGGACGCTGCGAGTCCTGCAAGGGCGACGGCACGCTCAAGATCGAGATGAACTTCCTGCCCGACGTCTACGTCCCCTGCGAGGTCTGCCACGGCGCCCGCTACAACCGGGAGACCCTGGAGATCCGTTACAAGGACAAGACGGTCGCCGACGTCCTGGACATGACCATCCACCAGGCGGCCGAGTTCTTCTCCGCCTCCTCCGTCATCTCCCGCCACCTCAACACCCTGGTCGAAGTGGGACTGGGGTACGTGCGCCTGGGGCAGTCAGCCACCACTCTTTCCGGCGGTGAGGCCCAGCGCGTCAAGCTCGCCACCGAGCTGCAGCGCCGCTCCACCGGTCGCACCATCTACGTCCTGGATGAACCGACCACCGGGCTGCACTTCGAGGACATCCGTAAGCTGCTTGGGGTGCTTCAGGGACTGGTGGACAAGGGCAACTCCGTGGTCGTCATCGAGCACAACCTCGACGTCATCGCCAACGCCGACTGGGTCATCGACATGGGCCCAGAGGGCGGCAAGGGCGGGGGAACCGTCGTCGTGGCCGGAACCCCGGAGAAGGTCGCGGCCACCGAGGCGTCCTACACCGGTCAGTTCTTGGCCCCGGTGCTGGAGGCCGGCCGCGGCTGA
- a CDS encoding YciI family protein — MSKIYAVEYHYVTDKDEEMAAVRPSHRAFNGRLADEGRLLAAGPYVGTHDALIVVRAEDEAGALALLEDDPFQQAGFISERIPREWNPVIGVLA; from the coding sequence ATGAGCAAGATCTACGCCGTCGAGTACCACTACGTCACTGACAAGGACGAGGAGATGGCCGCTGTCCGTCCCTCGCACCGCGCTTTCAACGGCCGCCTGGCCGACGAGGGCCGGCTGCTGGCCGCCGGCCCCTATGTGGGCACCCACGATGCCCTCATCGTCGTGCGGGCCGAGGACGAGGCCGGTGCACTGGCCCTCCTCGAGGACGATCCTTTCCAGCAGGCCGGCTTCATCTCTGAGCGCATTCCACGCGAGTGGAACCCCGTCATCGGGGTCCTGGCCTGA
- a CDS encoding HAD-IC family P-type ATPase, which produces MSTTHPPESSVSGLSAAQVAERVSTGRTNEYRERTSRSAAQILRANVFTIFNGILGAALVLVLALGHWADALFGFVLVLNTATGTLAEIRAKRALDRLSVLETPRAIVVRDGAETEVAVGQVVLDDVVRLAAGQQVPADGEVMASDGLEIDESILTGESRPVRPVSGAKVMSGTTVTAGTGLFRTTAVGGNAYAHRLAREARKYSLVVSELQAGTNRVLHWISWVIVPVALVLVWSQLRLSGSVGEAWSSGAWRHAVVAGIAGVVSMVPQGLVLLTSVNFATASLALARRNVLVQELPAVEVLARVDTLCLDKTGTITTGRIRLGEIQGPDGGEAPPEVLSALALLSTVGEANATADAIRDGLADSEWLGAQGLQEALSSAGAGSRAGVESVPFSSRRKWSAVRDSFGTTWVLGAPEIVLAGYNASVLDRARQIAAQGMRVVALARSRSPWTLAPGEEDPRLPDDLEAAGVVILTEEIRPDAAETLAYFRQQGVDAKVISGDSPETVTAVARQAGVTAPDGGELVVLDARTLPAGAGSGQETEEDLERLADAVERASVLGRVTPEQKRALVRAMKSRGHVVAMTGDGVNDALALKDADLGIAMGNGAPATKAVARLVLLKGEFSALPGVVAQGRRVMANTERIASLFLAKTIYASLIAVVVSAMAVAYPFLPRQFTVVSSLTIGIPAFVLALAPSNQRYREGFLGRVLSLCVPAGLMAGTVTLSTYLWLTLTHAPRAQVTTATTLVLITCGLWLLTLTARPLTSWRLGLVALMGTIAVLGVVAPPVRAFFLLAWPTPGVWWVIALMAGLAVGGIELVHLVRRRIVGDRG; this is translated from the coding sequence GTGAGCACCACGCATCCCCCTGAGTCCTCGGTCAGCGGGCTCAGCGCCGCCCAGGTCGCCGAGCGCGTCAGCACCGGACGGACCAACGAGTACCGCGAGCGGACCTCCCGCAGCGCCGCGCAGATTCTGCGAGCCAATGTCTTCACGATCTTCAACGGCATCCTCGGCGCCGCACTGGTGCTTGTCCTGGCGCTGGGGCACTGGGCGGATGCGCTGTTCGGTTTCGTCCTTGTGCTCAACACCGCCACCGGAACCCTGGCGGAGATCCGCGCCAAGCGTGCCCTGGACCGTCTGTCCGTGCTGGAGACTCCCCGCGCCATCGTCGTCAGGGATGGGGCCGAGACCGAGGTGGCCGTCGGCCAGGTCGTTCTCGATGACGTCGTACGGCTCGCAGCCGGCCAGCAGGTGCCGGCCGACGGGGAGGTTATGGCCAGCGACGGCCTGGAGATCGATGAGTCGATCCTCACCGGCGAGTCCCGGCCGGTGCGCCCCGTGAGTGGAGCGAAGGTCATGTCCGGGACCACGGTGACGGCCGGGACTGGGCTGTTCCGCACCACCGCAGTCGGCGGGAACGCCTACGCCCACCGGCTGGCCCGGGAGGCCCGCAAGTACTCACTCGTCGTCAGCGAGCTGCAGGCCGGGACCAACCGGGTGCTGCACTGGATCAGCTGGGTCATCGTGCCCGTGGCTCTGGTCCTGGTGTGGTCCCAGCTGCGGTTGAGCGGAAGCGTCGGCGAGGCCTGGAGCAGCGGCGCCTGGCGCCACGCGGTCGTCGCCGGCATCGCGGGCGTGGTCAGCATGGTGCCCCAGGGTCTGGTGCTCCTGACCTCGGTCAACTTCGCCACCGCCTCCCTGGCCCTTGCCAGGCGTAACGTCCTGGTTCAGGAGCTGCCCGCCGTCGAGGTCCTGGCCCGGGTCGACACCCTGTGCCTGGACAAGACCGGCACCATCACCACTGGCCGCATCCGCCTCGGTGAGATCCAGGGGCCCGACGGCGGTGAGGCTCCTCCCGAGGTGCTCTCGGCGCTCGCACTTCTCAGTACGGTGGGGGAGGCCAATGCCACCGCCGACGCCATCAGGGACGGGCTCGCTGATTCCGAGTGGCTCGGTGCACAAGGACTTCAAGAGGCGCTGTCGTCAGCCGGCGCCGGCAGCAGGGCCGGTGTGGAGTCAGTGCCCTTCTCCTCGCGCCGCAAGTGGTCCGCGGTTCGCGACAGCTTCGGCACAACCTGGGTGCTCGGCGCCCCCGAGATCGTCCTGGCCGGATACAACGCGTCAGTGCTGGATCGTGCCCGTCAGATCGCCGCGCAGGGGATGCGCGTCGTGGCCCTGGCCCGCTCGCGCTCGCCCTGGACCTTGGCTCCGGGGGAGGAGGACCCGCGGCTTCCCGATGATCTTGAGGCCGCAGGGGTCGTGATCCTCACCGAGGAGATCCGCCCCGACGCCGCGGAGACCCTGGCCTACTTCCGCCAGCAGGGGGTCGACGCCAAGGTCATCTCCGGGGACAGCCCCGAGACGGTGACCGCGGTCGCCCGTCAGGCCGGAGTCACCGCACCCGACGGCGGCGAGCTCGTCGTCCTGGACGCACGTACCCTGCCTGCCGGAGCGGGTAGCGGGCAGGAGACGGAGGAGGACCTGGAGCGCCTGGCCGACGCGGTTGAGCGCGCCAGTGTCCTAGGACGCGTCACGCCCGAACAGAAACGGGCACTGGTGCGGGCGATGAAGTCCCGAGGGCACGTCGTCGCGATGACCGGGGACGGCGTCAACGACGCCCTGGCGCTCAAGGACGCCGACCTCGGCATCGCCATGGGCAACGGAGCGCCGGCGACCAAGGCGGTGGCGCGCCTGGTGCTGCTCAAGGGAGAGTTCTCGGCCCTTCCCGGGGTCGTGGCTCAGGGGCGCCGCGTCATGGCCAACACCGAGCGCATCGCCTCGCTGTTCCTGGCCAAGACCATCTACGCCTCGCTCATCGCCGTCGTCGTGTCGGCCATGGCGGTCGCTTACCCGTTCCTGCCCCGCCAGTTCACGGTCGTCTCCTCACTGACGATCGGGATCCCCGCCTTCGTCCTGGCCCTGGCCCCCAGCAACCAGCGCTACCGGGAGGGCTTTCTCGGGCGGGTGCTCAGCCTGTGCGTACCGGCCGGGCTCATGGCGGGCACCGTTACGCTGTCCACCTACCTCTGGTTGACGCTCACCCACGCCCCGCGCGCCCAGGTGACCACGGCGACGACCCTGGTCCTCATCACCTGCGGGCTGTGGCTGCTCACGCTCACTGCCAGACCATTGACGAGCTGGCGACTGGGGCTGGTCGCTCTCATGGGGACGATCGCGGTCCTCGGCGTCGTCGCCCCACCGGTGCGCGCCTTCTTCCTGCTGGCCTGGCCCACCCCTGGGGTGTGGTGGGTCATCGCGCTCATGGCGGGCCTGGCCGTTGGCGGCATTGAGCTGGTCCACCTGGTGCGACGCCGGATCGTGGGCGACCGCGGCTAA